The following is a genomic window from Solanum lycopersicum chromosome 6, SLM_r2.1.
GAAGGGGGCAGGTTTGCAGCTTCAGGATAACCCGAGCAGTGAAAGAGAAGTAAATCCTGTGTGATAAAATTAAAGTTACCTGGTACTTAGTGGAATAGTCGATAGACATGAATACTCGATTGAGGTGGATCtatgatttaaatttgataGTTTACTTTTGCAATCATAGGTGCAGATGTTAATATTTGTTGAAACTTTAGTGTTTCGTATATTTTGTGTTAATATGATTAGTTCAGTTGAATCCGTTGATTATATATCGCATTTGATACTTGGAATGATCTTTCAAAACACAGCCAATAAATTAGAATGTCATTGTTCCACCATAGTCTTTGTGTTGATGATCAATATATTTTACCTAAAAACTAAAATGTCATCATTCGACGTGACCAAATCTAGTAAATCGATCCCTTACTTTCATTTTATGTTGTGCCATTTGACTTGAAACAGAGTTTAGGATAGGACGATTGTTGAAATACCTGGTTCAAAATATGTCACAACATTTATGTAGCTATATAAAACATGTTTAGGCGAAATGagaagttaaaagttaaattgcAAGTACTTTTTGCTATAACATATGATCTAGCTACAAATTCTGAAGTCTCCGTGGTGGTTCGTTTGCGGTTTTGGTTTGTGATATTCAACTAGTAGCATCACTCACTTTTTGTTGTATCATTTTACAAGCTTGATTTGTtctaaaaatgtgtttttttccCTCATTCTGCTTATATATGAATGAACTTATAGTATTAAAATTTGTGAAACAATGGCTTTGTTATCCTTAGACGTTGATTGGAAGATGGCGTCTGTCCAAACTGCTTTGACATCACTCCTATGCAAGAAAGGGAACAATAATCCACAAGTAAATGTTCCAAGAAGTTCCTTCTTGCCAGGGTTTGATTTGACAGGGCAAGTTGCGGTTACAGGGAGAAGGGAAACGCGTTTCAATTCTTTTTCAAGCCCGAGAGCAACACTTACCTTTGATCCTCCCAGTACTGATAATAAAGAGAAGACAAAGCCAAAGCACACTGTTGATCCTAATGCTCCTGATTTCCTGCCCCTTCCACCATTCGAACAATGCTTTCCGAAAAGCTCCAAGGAATACAGGTCTGCCTAGAATCCATCATGTCTTTGCTCTTCGAGATAACAATATTTGTTGAGGATTCAGTATGTGGAATTTGTAACACTAGTATACTATTGAGACATCTCTTTGATATCTCGAGTGAAATGGCTAAACGTTTAAAATCTCATTGTATAGCTTCACAGAAGAAATGCAGTACACATGCTTTATTTCAAATCTCTAAGCTCATTGGTTCGCGAAATGCTTATTAGTTGAATGTGCAATTTGCAGTGAAGTTATGCATGAAGAAACTGGTCATGTACTCAAAGTCCCATTTCGACGTATCCATCTTTCCGGGGATGAACCACATTTCGACACTTATGATACCAGTGGTCCTCAGGGTGTTAACCCGCGCGTTGGTAAGCCTGTTATCTATCCTTTTGATGATAACATCCCCTGCGATGAAATTTCTATTTGCGATTCTTGGAAGTTGAATTATCTGATCTTGGATGTTCATccatatttcataaaattgttttcttttaaaaagatcTGGAATATTATTAGCTCTTAAAATGATTCAATATAGGCGATACCAATTAGTTGAATTTAAGTTTTAGTCATGTAGGTTTGTTTACTATAAGTACAATATTCGCTTTAGTCTTTTCAGAGATTATATACTAAGGggaaataatcaaatatagaaACCTCTTAGTGCTATAGAACCTTATTCTTTTAAACATTGGATTGCGACGAATTTAAATGGAGGGACATAGAAGTGAGGATTCCTATAGTACATAACTAATATGGGATTAATGCTTCgtagtttatcttttgtattaTTAGCTATCAATTTCcacatttgttttttctttcttttcatctgTTCGAGTCTTGCATATATTATTTTCACTCTGCTAAAGACAACCTTTTGAGTCAAAGTTGTTTGTACTTTATGTCAAATGAAACATTAAGCTAAATGTCATGTTGTGATTTTTTACATTATGATTTAGAACATAATCTATTTATATCATAATGATTATGCATCTAAATAGGACTTCCCAAGCTGCGCACGGAGTGGATTAACAGGAGGGAGAAGTTAGGAGGACCAAGGTATACTCAAATGTTCTATGCTAAGCAGGGAATCATAACTGAGGAAATGGTGTACTGTGCTGCTCGTGAGAAGATGGATCCGGAATTTGTGAGGTCAGAAGTTGCTCGGGGCCGTGCAATCATCCCTTCAAACAAGAAGCACCCTGAGTTGGAGCCAATGATAGTAGGAAGAAAGTTCTTAGTGAAAGTCAATGCCAACATCGGGAACTCTGCTGTTGTAAGCTCgattgaagaagaagttcaCAAGCTTCAATGGGCAACAATGTGGGGTGCAGATACGATTATGGATCTCTCTACTGGTCGTCACATCCACGAGACTCGTGAGTGGATCTTGCGTAATTCTGCTGTACCAGTAGGCACTGTGCCAATTTACCAAGCACTAGAAAAAGTAAACGGGATTGCTGAGAATCTTAGTTGGGAAGTGTTTAGGGAGACCTTAATTGAACAAGCTGAGCAAGGAGTTGATTACTTCACAATCCATGCCGGAGTCCTTCTCAGGTACATCCCACTGACAGCAAAACGGATGACCGGAATTGTTTCTCGTGGAGGCTCAATTCATGCAAAGTGGTGCTTAGCTTATCACAAGGAGAATTTCGCTTATGAACATTGGGATGACATACTTGACATCTGTAATCAGTACGATATATCGTTATCAATTGGTGATGGACTGAGACCTGGTTCAATTTATGATGCAAATGACACCGCTCAGTTTGCTGAGCTCTTGACTCAAGGGGAGCTGACTCGCCGAGCTTGGGAAAAGGATGTACAGGTAAATCGCTAATGCTGTCTATTTCTGTTTCAGTAATTAGCTTTTTGTTTGTCTATTTCGTCTCCTGAATATCAGTTTTGAGCTACCGCCTAATTGGTAACGCTTTAACGACAAACATTGTGTTTGATTTCAGGTTATGAATGAAGGACCTGGACATGTACCAATGCATAAGATTCCCGAGAACATGCAGAAACAGCTAGAGTGGTGTAATGAAGCACCATTTTACACTCTTGGACCATTGACAACTGATATAGCTCCCGGATATGATCATATCACCTCAGCTATCGGTGCAGCCAATATAGGAGCACTCGGGACTGCACTTCTGTGTTACGTCACTCCAAAAGAGCATCTTGGTCTGCCTAATCGCGATGACGTGAAGACAGGTGTAATATCATATAAGATAGCTGCTCATGCAGCTGATCTTGCAAAAGGTCACCCGCTATCTCAAGCCTGGGATGATGCACTTAGCAAGGCAAGATTTGAGTTCAGATGGATGGACCAATTCGCTTTATCATTGGACCCCGTTACTGCAATGTCCTTTCACGACGAAACTTTACCAGCCGATGGGGCTAAAGTGGCACATTTCTGCTCTATGTGCGGGCCTAAGTTTTGCTCCATGAAAATAACCGAAGATATAAGAAAGTATGCTGAAAATCATGGTTATGGAAATGCAGAGGAAGCCATTCAGCAGGGCATGGATGCTATGAGTGCAGCGTTTCAAGCTGCAAAAAAAACCATTAGTGGGGAACAACACGGTGAGGTTGGCGGTGAGATCTACTTGCCAGAGAATTACATCAACTCTTTGAAGAGCCAAAGGTGAGTATTACATTCTGCAAGTCCTTTGAAGACACTCGTATAATGCAGAGTCTTTGTGTATTCCGATTAAAGCTCCTTTCACTTACCTTAAAGAATACAATTTCAGGAATGTGTAAAGATCGAAAACTGGCTCACAGATTTCTGAAGTGATCACAACTCCATCGGCCAGTCAAGGAGGCGGTAGTAGGAGCCTCATTATCAAGTGTTAGGTAAGTATCTAGTTTGGTACTGTTAAATAAACTGAGACAACAGCCTTGTTCAATGAAACTCTCCTTTGTTAGTAATGAGAAAAACGCGTATTTTCTTGTGTTCAgtcttttatatcttttaagttTTATTGACACGAGAAAGCACCGGGGGTGTCTGTGTCAGCTTCAAATGCTGACTGATCAGGCTGAGAAAGTCCCTTTGAACCTGAACGGGATAATTCCTGCGTAGGGAGCgtgcaatttcttttttcttgctTGCACAGGGATGGCGATTCTCCAAAATggttgaaaattcaaaattaatctGATCCTGCTCTTTGCCAGGACCAGTTTATTCACTGTCTATTCAAGACACCATCTTgtattgtttgtttttttggtgTCCTGTACCGCATTGAGGCCTGACTAAATACAGATTCCCGCACTCTGTACATAACAGAGCTCGAATTCGACACCTTTGATTGGTAGTAAAGGGGTATTTATCACTCCATCACGACCCTTGTTGGTAAGGCATATTCGTGTATGCCTCTGAGACGCGATTGGTTACTTACAATTGACCAATTTTCTCATGGTTAGTCTAGCTTTGGTTGGACTATTGAAACATTCAGTAATATGAATGACTCAATTGCATATATACCTtcatattttgaaatcaatatTACGAATTTAAGATCTGGAGTCGATAAGTTTAGGGTAAGTATGtcttattatatgtatataattaaattttatccatGTTCGTATACATATCTCGAGCTGAAAACATTTATATACCCCTTATATACATTGAAAGGAAGTCGCATATGTAATTACTAAAAGTGAATTCAGGATCTAGAGTCGATGGTTTCAGGATTAGTATACTAATTAATCTTGTAGCAATACAGGGCAGAGTTAGAGATTAAGGTATGGATTTGGTCGAATTTCGTAAATTAAGttgaaatattataattatcttCAAAAATCATTTAGTATATAAAAGTCCTTAATTTagaatttcaataataaaaagactataatcttgaattcataaaactttaaattctgaTTTCACATTTTTATCGTATACAACCCAATGGTAacattttcctatttttaggCTATTCATAATGATCATTATTCGCGCGTTAACATTTGTAACGGATGGAGTGAATCTCAAATTTTTCATCGCGAATCAGTgtaaaatttgcattataaaacatgatttttctattcatttttgATGGAATTGTCTTCAGATTTTTAGTTAATTCTTTTTTCCTCTCACAGTTTCCTTCTACATccaaaaattgttttaaatgtTCGATTGATAGTAATGCTTACTTCTGATAAActttaaagaattaaaattgcttaaacataaatttaagagattattttgaatttactatAAATCTAAGGGACCATTTTTGTCGATAAAACAATAGAGTTCAAGACTAAAAAAGTATAATGCAAAACATTCGTTATTATGATAGTTTGTGTTGCTCGAACTCTTTTAAGTAGGTAGATGTTGAATCTTTTAAAAGTAATACATTTTCTGAAAATTCGATATAAATAGGATATTACTTAAAGAGAGTTCGAGAAACCATCAATAATTCCCTTGTTTCGTCATACAAATCAAAGTCCGAGTGTCCGACACACAAAAGTGTGGTATAGTAATTGATGAAATGAGTTTGACATTATGAAGTTTTAGGTTTAAATATCAGtagagataaaaatatttgatgattTCTTCTAATCTATCCAAAGTCGCTTTGGAATCTGATGGACAAAGTTATTTAACCTACCAAACAAACTAATTTGAGCACcatgatcatatatatatatatatatatatatatatatatatatatatatatatatatatattcatcattCTTTGATTAAAGACTCATTTTGTCCATCTTTTTCTTGGTGCCCTTTtctcattctttttaatatctATTTTCCACCAAGCCCCCTTAATTTATTTTCCTAATTGACCCCATGGCACCATTACACTTCactttttatcaaattatatattttgtatttttaaaaaattagttttgcATAAGATAATAGATGAATCAGCCCAagattgtttaatattttctctatttcaatttatataaaaaaaaaattcgtcaatctaaaaaaataatgtacttttatattcaataacaatttaattttaaaatatttattttactattaataaaataatttataatcacatatgTATAACTTTAGTTCCGcgtaaaatcaaattatatcaaTGGTGGTCCATTGGGGCTACTACTTAAAGGCTACATGCACTAGCCGCTGTTAGCATTTGAGCTTTAATAATTACTCaataatctaaattaattagttGGAAATATGGTGGTAGAATCTTTAATGATGACTCTATAATCATTAATCTAAATAGAGAAATTGTTTCCTTCTCGTAACTTTACTAGTATGGAATATCTAAAAGTACTCAAAcgtttttaattattaatattttttattttacataataattaagaaatcattcgattgatcaattttattactttctCCATTTCACAAAGAATGATTTAGATTGACTTGACACGgagtataagaaaatatttgaatcttctggtttaaattaatgttatgtcaaatgtacaaaattattcttcaattttgtagccttaaacatgtcacgtgaaaaggtaacattgaaattttatcaaaaataaaaataaaaaattattctttttcaaataaacTAACAAGAAaatgaggtcattcttttttaaatcgagggagtatttatttatattaattagtccctcaaaaaataaaattcttagaCCTTTAAAAACCGTTTAAATATTCAAAGGTCATATTAATTATaagataaaatgagaaaaaattaactaattttatccTAAATTAGTTAGTGGGATCAAGTACTATCTCTGTttacttttaattgtcatagtatctttttttagagtcaaattatataaaaaaaaattgattaatattttatgatgtattttttcattatattgatatgcaaaaattgtaatttatagtacttttcgtatagttttaaatatctatttttttaaacatcGAATTAATacaatctaatttaactttttaaaatcagtcaaattgacttttgaaaaacgtaaaatgacaaataaaatggAATGAGAGTCTTAtgaaacaaataattatagaaaGATATCCCTCTAATaagggaaaaagaaaataatatataaaaacaattatTGCGCTTCAATTCCAAGTAAGTCGAGGGCTTGCAAATAAATGGAAATTTTACTACTTATTCAGTACTTCATTCGTTTTTAAAATAGTGATCTGATTTGACTTGACTGaacttttttaagaaaataaagaagattttttaattttgtggtcttgaattaaagttatgtcaaattaatcaaaagtttcttaattttgtgatcttataCGTGTCACGCGGAGAGCTGTAATCAAAGTGttgctagaaaaagaaaaaaaagttacttattttaaataaaaaagtaaattattcttttttaaacggatgaGTATTATTTACTTGTGTTCTAATAGTTCATTTAGTATGTATTTATGCTTACTCTTTAAGAAATTCATTATTTACTTATGTTTTTATAGTTCATTTAGTACGTATATTTATGCTTAATCTTATGAAATTCATTATTAACTTATGCTTTTATAGTTCATTTAGTACTTAATCGCTGCTAATAATTAATCCACGTGAATCAATGAATGCATATAGAcactgatatttttttattttttaaaatgaaagagtGATATTCTTAGGTTCCTCTCtattgattaaaaaatctatctgtattatacttttttaattatttgtgatagagatagataattaatgttattttcataatttatcgTTTGAGTCTTCAAAAGAGATTTGTgcaatttattattaaataaaaggaTCAGTATATAAATTTGTGTTGCACTATATTTTTgctactatttttattttataaacattatataaatgAGCATTTTTTATTGGTCGAAtcgaaattgagttattaagaATCAagatcaattaaattaaaaatatgaagaaacataattttattaatcaagATCAT
Proteins encoded in this region:
- the THIC gene encoding thiamine biosynthesis protein ThiC — protein: MASVQTALTSLLCKKGNNNPQVNVPRSSFLPGFDLTGQVAVTGRRETRFNSFSSPRATLTFDPPSTDNKEKTKPKHTVDPNAPDFLPLPPFEQCFPKSSKEYSEVMHEETGHVLKVPFRRIHLSGDEPHFDTYDTSGPQGVNPRVGLPKLRTEWINRREKLGGPRYTQMFYAKQGIITEEMVYCAAREKMDPEFVRSEVARGRAIIPSNKKHPELEPMIVGRKFLVKVNANIGNSAVVSSIEEEVHKLQWATMWGADTIMDLSTGRHIHETREWILRNSAVPVGTVPIYQALEKVNGIAENLSWEVFRETLIEQAEQGVDYFTIHAGVLLRYIPLTAKRMTGIVSRGGSIHAKWCLAYHKENFAYEHWDDILDICNQYDISLSIGDGLRPGSIYDANDTAQFAELLTQGELTRRAWEKDVQVMNEGPGHVPMHKIPENMQKQLEWCNEAPFYTLGPLTTDIAPGYDHITSAIGAANIGALGTALLCYVTPKEHLGLPNRDDVKTGVISYKIAAHAADLAKGHPLSQAWDDALSKARFEFRWMDQFALSLDPVTAMSFHDETLPADGAKVAHFCSMCGPKFCSMKITEDIRKYAENHGYGNAEEAIQQGMDAMSAAFQAAKKTISGEQHGEVGGEIYLPENYINSLKSQRNV